A genomic region of Kluyveromyces marxianus DMKU3-1042 DNA, complete genome, chromosome 5 contains the following coding sequences:
- the KHT2 gene encoding sugar porter family MFS transporter, producing the protein MYGRRIGLMIVVVVYVIGIIIQIASIDKWYQYFIGRIISGLGVGGIAVLSPMLISETSPKHLRGTLVSCYQLMITLGIFLGYCTNYGTKTYSNSVQWRVPLGLCFAWAIFMIGGMAVVPESPRYLVKRDRVEDARLSIAKTNKVSIEDPAVQAETDLLIAGVEAERLAGSASFKELFSTKTKVFQRLVMGIMVQSFQQLTGNNYFFYYGTSIFKSVGMTDSFETSIVLGIVNFASTFLGIYIVGRFGRRQCLLWGAALMTCCMVVFASVGVTKLWPKGPNGGVSSKGAGDCMIVFTCFYILCFATTWAPIAYVVVAESYPLRVKSKCMGVATASNWVWGFLISFFTPFITSDIHFYYGYVFMGCLVAMFFYVFFFVPETKGLTLEEVDEMWLEGVLAWKSTSWVPPSRRGADYNVDELQHDDKPWYKALLKH; encoded by the coding sequence ATGTACGGCCGTCGTATTGGGTTAAtgattgttgttgttgtttatgTCATCGGTATCATTATCCAGATCGCATCCATCGACAAATGGTACCAATATTTCATCGGTAGAATCATCTCTGGTTTGGGTGTTGGTGGTATCGCTGTCTTATCCCCAATGTTAATTTCAGAAACTTCTCCAAAGCATTTGAGAGGTACCTTGGTGTCCTGCTACCAATTGATGATTACATTGGGTATCTTCTTGGGTTACTGTACCAACTACGGTACCAAGACTTACTCCAACTCTGTCCAATGGAGAGTCCCATTGGGTCTATGTTTCGCCTGGGCCATTTTCATGATTGGAGGTATGGCCGTTGTTCCTGAATCGCCAAGATACTTGGTGAAGAGAGACAGAGTCGAGGATGCACGTTTGTCCATTGCCAAGACCAACAAGGTTTCCATTGAAGACCCAGCTGTCCAAGCTGAAACTGATTTGTTGATTGCTGGTGTTGAAGCTGAAAGACTAGCTGgttctgcttctttcaagGAATTGTTCTCCACCAAGACCAAGGTTTTCCAACGTTTGGTCATGGGTATTATGGTCCAATCTTTCCAACAATTGACCGGTAACAactacttcttctactaCGGTACTAGTATCTTCAAGTCCGTCGGTATGACCGATTCTTTCGAAACTTCTATTGTCTTGGGTATTGTCAACTTCGCTTCCACTTTCTTGGGTATCTACATTGTTGGTAGATTTGGCCGTCGTCAATGTTTGCTATGGGGTGCTGCTCTAATGACCTGTTGTATGGTTGTCTTTGCATCCGTCGGTGTTACCAAGTTGTGGCCAAAGGGTCCAAACGGTGGTGTTTCTTCTAAGGGTGCTGGTGACTGTATGATTGTCTTCACCTGTTTCTACATTCTATGTTTCGCTACCACCTGGGCTCCAATTGCTTACGTCGTTGTTGCTGAATCTTACCCATTGAGAGTCAAGTCCAAGTGTATGGGTGTCGCTACCGCTTCTAACTGGGTCTGGGGTTTCTTGATCAGTTTCTTCACTCCATTTATTACCTCTGATATTCACTTCTACTACGGTTACGTCTTCATGGGCTGTTTGGTTGCCATGTTCTTCtacgtcttcttctttgtccCAGAAACCAAGGGTCTaactttggaagaagtcgaTGAAATGTGGTTGGAAGGTGTCTTGGCATGGAAGTCTACCTCATGGGTTCCACCATCCAGAAGAGGCGCTGACTACAACGTCGATGAATTGCAACATGACGACAAGCCATGGTACAAGGCTTTGTTGAAGCATTAA